ACGACCGCGGCCGCCTCCAGCCCCTCCGCACCACTGGAGACCGCGGCGGCGATGGCCGCCTGCAACGCGGTGATCTGGAACGAGGGCAGGTCGACCGTGGTGGCCGCGTAGGTGCGGCCGTCGGTGTCGCGCACCGCGGCGCCCTCGGCCGCCTGGGTGCGCGCCCGTGCGGTTCGGGCGAGGATGACAATCTTCTCGTCCTCCGGGTCCAGCTCAGGCATGGTCCACACTCCTGTCGGCCTCGTCGTGGTCACCGTTTCCGGTACGCACCCTACGTCCGGCCAGCTCGTCGCTCTCCGCCTGCACCACCACGGTCGTGATGCGCATCCGGCCGCGGCGGTCCTTGCCGCCC
The sequence above is a segment of the Amycolatopsis viridis genome. Coding sequences within it:
- a CDS encoding cytidine deaminase, giving the protein MPELDPEDEKIVILARTARARTQAAEGAAVRDTDGRTYAATTVDLPSFQITALQAAIAAAVSSGAEGLEAAAVVTAEPFVPEASVQAVRDLAETAPILRADPSGTVQEVL